Proteins encoded within one genomic window of Congzhengia minquanensis:
- the ftsY gene encoding signal recognition particle-docking protein FtsY yields MQEKKPKKGFFARLKEGLTKTRDAIFGRLDSVFSAFQSVDEELFEELEETLIMADIGVDTSVYMIEELRTRAKEKHITDPAELKIELKNVISEILMGQDSVCHLEDSPSVIMVIGVNGVGKTTSIGKMAHYYQSQGKKVILAAADTFRAAAIDQLQIWAQRAEVEIVKHKEGSDPSAVVFDAIQAAKARGADIVICDTAGRLHNKKNLMEELAKTARVIERETGKPASEVLLVLDASTGQNALIQAKEFANAAHITGVVLTKLDGTAKGGVIIALSREQNIGVKFIGVGEGIDDLQEFDPKEFAKALFPENEE; encoded by the coding sequence GTGCAGGAAAAGAAGCCGAAAAAGGGCTTTTTTGCTAGACTGAAAGAGGGACTAACCAAAACCCGTGACGCGATTTTCGGACGGCTGGACAGTGTTTTTTCAGCATTTCAGTCTGTAGACGAGGAATTGTTTGAAGAACTGGAGGAAACGCTTATCATGGCGGACATCGGCGTGGATACGTCGGTATATATGATTGAAGAGCTTCGCACCAGGGCAAAGGAGAAGCACATAACAGACCCTGCAGAACTGAAAATTGAGCTGAAAAACGTAATATCTGAAATTTTAATGGGGCAAGACTCTGTTTGCCATTTGGAGGATTCGCCGTCGGTTATTATGGTAATCGGCGTGAACGGCGTGGGCAAAACCACGTCGATTGGAAAAATGGCGCACTATTACCAATCCCAGGGGAAAAAGGTGATTTTGGCGGCGGCGGACACGTTTCGCGCCGCGGCAATCGACCAGCTGCAAATTTGGGCACAGCGGGCAGAGGTTGAAATTGTAAAGCACAAAGAGGGCTCTGACCCGTCGGCAGTGGTGTTCGATGCGATTCAGGCCGCCAAGGCGCGGGGCGCGGACATCGTCATCTGCGACACGGCAGGCAGGCTTCATAACAAAAAAAACCTGATGGAGGAGCTGGCAAAAACCGCCCGTGTCATTGAGCGGGAAACAGGAAAGCCGGCCTCTGAGGTACTTTTGGTGTTAGACGCCTCCACAGGCCAGAATGCGCTGATTCAGGCAAAGGAATTTGCCAATGCGGCGCACATTACAGGCGTAGTTTTAACCAAGCTGGACGGAACGGCAAAGGGCGGCGTTATCATTGCGCTGTCGCGGGAGCAAAATATTGGCGTTAAGTTCATTGGCGTGGGCGAAGGAATTGACGATTTGCAGGAATTTGATCCTAAAGAGTTTGCAAAAGCGCTGTTCCCTGAAAATGAAGAATAG
- the der gene encoding ribosome biogenesis GTPase Der: MRKATVAIVGRPNVGKSTLFNKIVGTRVSIVDDTPGVTRDRIYMEAEWTGRRFMLIDTGGIEPATDDEILKGMRTQAEIAIERADCVILMTNIHEGLTAADADVAAMLMKAGKPTVLAVNKVDSGGQPPMDFYEFYNLGLGDPVAISSTHGLGVGDLLDEVFAKIPEELFQENEDDSGSLRVAIVGKPNAGKSSLVNQILGEERVIVSDVAGTTRDAVDTSFEKDGKTYTLVDTAGMRKRGKVDEGIERYSVLRSLSAVDNCDVCVIVVDANEGISEQDSKIAGYAHEKGKASIIAVNKWDLIEKDTNTMKQFREKVNLELGFMLYAPQIYISALTGQRVGKLFELINFVHEQNSMRIKTGMLNDVLGEATMKVQPPSDKGKRLKIYYMTQASTCPPTFVVFVNDKELMHFSYLRYLENQIRGVFGLEGTPVRFIVRERKNEKTKGSKE; the protein is encoded by the coding sequence ATGAGAAAAGCGACAGTTGCAATTGTTGGGCGGCCCAATGTAGGGAAGTCCACGCTGTTTAACAAAATTGTGGGAACCAGGGTGTCGATTGTAGACGACACGCCCGGCGTTACCCGCGACAGAATCTATATGGAGGCGGAGTGGACAGGGCGCCGTTTTATGCTGATTGACACGGGCGGCATTGAACCTGCCACAGACGACGAAATTTTAAAGGGAATGCGCACCCAGGCTGAAATAGCAATTGAGCGGGCAGACTGCGTTATTTTAATGACCAATATTCACGAGGGGTTAACCGCGGCCGACGCCGATGTGGCGGCCATGCTGATGAAAGCGGGAAAACCCACGGTTTTAGCGGTGAACAAGGTAGACAGCGGCGGCCAGCCGCCGATGGATTTTTATGAGTTTTATAACCTGGGGCTTGGCGACCCTGTTGCAATCTCCTCCACCCATGGACTTGGGGTAGGCGATTTGCTGGACGAAGTGTTTGCTAAAATTCCCGAGGAATTGTTTCAGGAAAACGAAGATGACAGCGGCTCCCTCCGGGTTGCGATTGTGGGAAAACCCAATGCGGGAAAATCGTCTTTGGTAAATCAAATTTTAGGCGAGGAGCGCGTAATTGTAAGCGACGTTGCCGGAACTACCCGGGACGCGGTAGACACAAGCTTTGAAAAGGACGGAAAGACTTATACCTTAGTGGATACTGCGGGAATGCGCAAACGCGGCAAGGTGGACGAAGGGATTGAACGCTACAGCGTTCTGCGTTCCCTCTCCGCCGTGGACAACTGCGACGTGTGTGTGATTGTGGTAGATGCAAATGAGGGCATTTCCGAGCAGGACTCGAAAATTGCCGGCTATGCCCACGAAAAGGGCAAGGCGTCTATCATTGCGGTGAACAAGTGGGACTTGATTGAAAAAGACACAAACACAATGAAACAGTTCCGCGAAAAGGTGAATTTAGAGCTGGGCTTCATGCTGTATGCACCGCAGATTTACATTTCTGCATTAACGGGCCAGCGCGTGGGCAAGCTGTTTGAACTGATAAACTTTGTGCATGAACAAAATTCCATGCGCATTAAAACCGGCATGCTAAACGACGTGCTGGGCGAGGCCACCATGAAGGTGCAGCCGCCGTCGGATAAAGGGAAACGGCTGAAAATTTATTATATGACTCAGGCTTCTACCTGCCCGCCTACCTTTGTTGTGTTTGTAAACGACAAAGAGTTGATGCACTTTTCCTATCTGCGTTATTTGGAAAATCAAATCCGCGGGGTGTTTGGCCTTGAGGGAACGCCGGTGCGGTTTATTGTTCGGGAACGGAAGAATGAAAAAACAAAAGGAAGCAAGGAATAA
- a CDS encoding NAD(P)H-dependent glycerol-3-phosphate dehydrogenase, producing MKIAVIGSGSWGCAISAVLANKGNDVCLWSYFQEESDALKTNRENKKNLPGLILPDNITFTSDLEAAVRGRSVIVMVTPSAAVGDTARKMRPYVESGAAIVCASKGFDSETQKTLTQTIEDHIPNALVAALSGPSHAEEVAKQKPTTLVAASRNLTAAKMLQDLFMTDYLRVYTSSDVLGVELGGALKNVIALCAGISDGLGLGDNAKAALMTRGMTEIARLGTALGASLSTFSGLSGMGDLIVTCTSMHSRNRRAGILIGQGKSAKEAMEEVNMVVEGVYAAKEAFKLSKRLGIEMPITEQAYRVLFEGASPKEAVEELMTRDKKHESDNGFVSK from the coding sequence ATGAAAATTGCAGTAATTGGTTCCGGCAGCTGGGGGTGCGCAATATCCGCAGTTTTGGCAAACAAGGGTAACGACGTTTGCCTTTGGTCTTATTTTCAGGAAGAAAGCGATGCATTAAAAACCAACAGAGAAAACAAAAAGAACCTTCCGGGGCTGATTTTGCCGGACAACATTACATTTACCTCCGATTTGGAAGCCGCGGTGCGCGGACGCAGCGTCATTGTTATGGTAACGCCGTCGGCAGCTGTGGGGGACACTGCAAGGAAAATGAGACCGTATGTGGAAAGCGGCGCAGCTATTGTCTGCGCATCTAAGGGATTTGACTCTGAAACGCAGAAAACGTTGACGCAGACCATTGAAGACCATATCCCCAACGCTCTCGTGGCCGCATTGTCCGGCCCGTCGCACGCGGAGGAAGTGGCCAAACAAAAGCCTACAACACTGGTTGCGGCAAGCCGCAATTTAACTGCGGCGAAAATGCTTCAGGACTTGTTCATGACAGATTACTTACGAGTATATACCAGTTCCGACGTTTTGGGCGTGGAGCTGGGCGGGGCGTTAAAAAACGTGATTGCCCTGTGTGCCGGAATTTCAGACGGTCTGGGATTGGGGGACAACGCAAAAGCCGCGCTGATGACCCGCGGTATGACGGAAATTGCCCGATTGGGCACGGCGTTGGGGGCTTCACTTTCCACGTTCAGCGGACTTTCCGGCATGGGCGATTTAATTGTTACCTGCACCAGCATGCATTCCAGAAACCGCAGGGCAGGAATATTGATTGGACAGGGAAAATCCGCAAAAGAAGCCATGGAGGAGGTCAACATGGTGGTTGAGGGCGTTTATGCCGCGAAAGAAGCGTTTAAACTTTCCAAACGGCTTGGCATTGAAATGCCCATAACAGAGCAGGCCTACCGCGTACTGTTTGAAGGGGCCAGTCCGAAAGAGGCGGTAGAGGAGCTAATGACAAGGGATAAAAAACACGAATCCGACAACGGGTTTGTGTCGAAATAG
- a CDS encoding YceD family protein: MICDLSTVLNNDGACLTISGTVDAGNAADGLGVTFSNGVCVTGEIVCRSDVLELSAHVEGTFHTNCARCLKELELPLSFDFTETLTQNSEEIDDKDSVIVFSGTTVDLSEIVSSNILLNLSYKYLCSEDCRGLCPKCGADLNDGPCGCEDDEIDPRWEKLKNFK; this comes from the coding sequence ATGATTTGCGATTTGAGTACCGTTTTGAATAACGACGGCGCATGTCTTACCATCTCCGGAACTGTTGACGCGGGAAATGCGGCGGACGGTTTAGGCGTTACTTTTTCAAACGGCGTCTGCGTGACAGGTGAAATTGTGTGCCGCAGCGATGTGTTAGAACTTTCCGCCCATGTGGAAGGAACGTTTCATACAAACTGTGCACGGTGTTTGAAAGAATTAGAGCTTCCGCTGTCGTTTGATTTTACCGAAACCTTAACGCAGAACAGTGAAGAAATTGACGACAAAGATTCTGTGATTGTCTTTTCCGGCACCACGGTGGATTTGTCTGAAATTGTTTCGAGTAATATTTTACTTAACTTGTCATACAAATATCTTTGCAGTGAGGATTGCCGCGGTCTCTGCCCAAAGTGCGGAGCAGATTTAAACGACGGGCCATGCGGCTGTGAAGATGACGAAATCGATCCAAGATGGGAAAAATTAAAAAATTTTAAGTGA
- a CDS encoding UPF0182 family protein: MDLKNGFGGFGTFGGFGGNDSSGGFGSAKDMAEKFKRGNGKMTKGKKILLIVIVALVLLVLFAGRILNFVMDIWQVNEVGSGYTDIFWKNFFCRLAVSASGFLIVFIAATINLFVLRRLAFIKHTNVSFLEKKWPYFLFALVFSVVFGGIMGENAYVELLTALNYTDFNTVDPLFGRDIGYYVFIRPFFNTIVTSLKSVFLLQAILVAVVYVAVFMMSGIRNVKEMVITQRGALTHVLANVLLYYITMIFSYRLAAEGLMYGKFGGNGDIVGAGFIETNIWLKYYQFAPYIILAAVLFAVFFLWRKKYKASIGFVAAVPVIYLAVLLVSVLTQQFVVAPDERNHQTPYIKHNMEATQNAFGLNDIREVQFDFNKQLTNDVIRENKDELLNTRVIDFGASLTAYNQLQYLRKYYTFNDIDVVPYNIDGNLTGVFMSARELNKENLEESARSYTNEKFRYTHGFGVAASPFNQITEDGQPAFVIKDIPPKSTNGMPEITQPRIYYGESTNDYVIVGSNNKELDYSEGYQDIEYTYDGDSGVQMSFFKKLLFSIYYGDYKMFFSGNIDNSSKILINRNISERVKMVAPFFKYEGDPCIVVDDDGKIKWVVDGYTYSDQYPYSQSFNGVNYIRNSVKAIVDAYTGDVKFYIIDPDDPIVNTYKKIYPSLFADEPIPEAIKNHLTVPEGLFTLQSKVYQRYHLDDAGQFYDQSDVWRVSTEKYQNNEVTVTPYFNMFTIEGETEPELVLTIPYVLGDKYNMVGILMLRSSPEHYGEMVLYRIPKSNTVYGPMQIENKIDNDPDISREMTLWGQGGSTVIRGNLLVIPFENSIFYVEPVYITSQNNASLPEVKRIIVAYKDAVAMAPTLEEALSEVLKTSDGLNPSHLTQTTEPTQPNGEDVTPPAQNNAPDPSKAAEEIQKVLDAYDAFKSSSGKNDWNKMGQDLDELDKAINGLR, encoded by the coding sequence ATGGATTTAAAAAACGGTTTTGGCGGCTTCGGAACCTTCGGCGGCTTTGGCGGTAATGACAGCTCAGGCGGCTTTGGCAGTGCGAAAGACATGGCCGAAAAGTTTAAACGGGGAAACGGCAAAATGACAAAGGGAAAAAAGATTTTGCTCATTGTAATTGTCGCGCTGGTTCTGCTGGTTCTGTTTGCCGGACGGATTTTAAACTTTGTAATGGACATTTGGCAGGTAAACGAGGTTGGAAGCGGCTATACAGACATCTTCTGGAAAAACTTTTTCTGCCGTTTGGCGGTGTCTGCATCTGGATTTTTAATTGTCTTTATCGCGGCAACCATCAACCTGTTTGTTTTACGCAGGCTCGCGTTTATTAAGCACACCAACGTTTCATTTTTAGAAAAGAAATGGCCCTATTTTCTGTTTGCCCTGGTATTTTCCGTTGTTTTCGGCGGAATTATGGGAGAAAACGCATATGTTGAGCTATTAACAGCGTTAAATTACACAGATTTTAATACTGTAGATCCGCTTTTTGGGCGCGACATTGGATATTACGTGTTTATTCGGCCGTTTTTTAACACCATAGTTACATCACTTAAGAGTGTGTTTCTGCTCCAAGCCATTTTGGTGGCGGTGGTTTATGTTGCTGTGTTTATGATGAGTGGCATTCGGAACGTGAAAGAAATGGTTATAACCCAGCGGGGAGCGCTGACCCACGTTTTGGCAAACGTGCTTCTTTACTACATCACAATGATTTTCTCCTACCGTTTGGCGGCGGAAGGATTGATGTACGGCAAGTTTGGCGGAAACGGCGACATTGTGGGCGCAGGTTTTATTGAGACGAATATCTGGCTGAAGTATTACCAGTTTGCCCCGTATATTATTTTGGCGGCAGTGTTATTTGCAGTGTTTTTCCTGTGGCGGAAAAAGTATAAAGCGTCTATTGGATTTGTTGCGGCTGTGCCTGTCATTTACTTGGCCGTGCTGCTTGTTTCTGTCTTGACGCAGCAGTTTGTGGTTGCGCCGGACGAGCGGAACCACCAGACGCCGTATATTAAGCATAACATGGAGGCAACACAAAATGCATTTGGCTTAAACGACATTCGCGAAGTGCAGTTCGATTTTAACAAGCAGCTGACAAACGACGTAATCCGCGAAAACAAAGATGAGCTATTAAACACCCGCGTGATTGATTTTGGCGCCAGCTTAACCGCCTATAACCAGCTGCAATATCTAAGAAAATATTATACGTTTAACGACATTGACGTGGTTCCTTATAATATTGACGGGAACTTAACCGGCGTGTTTATGTCCGCCCGCGAGTTAAATAAGGAAAATTTAGAGGAATCCGCCCGGTCTTACACCAACGAAAAATTCCGCTACACCCACGGCTTCGGCGTGGCTGCCAGCCCCTTTAACCAGATTACCGAAGACGGACAGCCTGCTTTTGTAATTAAGGACATTCCGCCGAAATCTACAAACGGTATGCCGGAAATTACCCAGCCGCGGATTTATTACGGCGAGAGCACCAACGACTATGTAATTGTTGGCTCAAACAATAAGGAACTGGACTATTCAGAAGGATACCAGGATATTGAATATACCTACGACGGCGACTCCGGCGTGCAGATGAGCTTCTTTAAAAAGCTGCTTTTTTCCATCTACTACGGCGACTATAAAATGTTCTTTTCCGGAAACATTGACAACAGCAGCAAAATTTTAATTAACCGCAACATCTCAGAGCGTGTGAAAATGGTCGCTCCGTTCTTCAAATATGAGGGTGACCCCTGCATCGTGGTAGATGACGACGGCAAAATAAAATGGGTGGTGGACGGATATACCTACTCCGACCAATATCCTTATTCCCAGAGCTTTAACGGTGTAAACTATATCAGAAACTCCGTTAAGGCCATTGTGGACGCTTACACCGGCGATGTTAAGTTTTACATCATTGACCCGGACGACCCCATTGTGAACACCTATAAAAAGATATACCCGTCGCTTTTTGCAGACGAACCCATTCCGGAAGCAATTAAAAACCATTTGACCGTGCCCGAGGGTTTGTTTACCCTGCAGTCGAAAGTATATCAGAGATACCATTTAGACGATGCAGGACAGTTCTACGACCAGTCGGACGTTTGGCGCGTGTCTACAGAGAAATATCAGAACAATGAAGTGACGGTTACGCCCTATTTCAATATGTTTACCATTGAAGGCGAAACAGAACCGGAGCTGGTTTTGACCATTCCCTACGTACTTGGCGATAAATATAACATGGTGGGAATTTTAATGCTGAGAAGCAGCCCGGAGCACTATGGAGAAATGGTGCTTTACCGCATTCCAAAAAGCAACACGGTTTACGGTCCGATGCAGATTGAAAATAAAATTGACAACGACCCGGACATTTCCCGTGAGATGACGCTGTGGGGTCAGGGCGGCTCAACGGTTATAAGAGGAAACCTTTTGGTAATTCCCTTCGAAAATTCCATTTTCTATGTGGAACCGGTGTATATCACGTCGCAGAACAATGCGTCGCTTCCTGAGGTGAAACGAATTATTGTTGCATATAAAGACGCGGTGGCCATGGCGCCGACGCTGGAGGAAGCGCTTTCAGAGGTTTTAAAAACCTCTGACGGGCTGAACCCCAGCCACCTGACGCAAACCACCGAACCGACGCAGCCCAATGGGGAGGATGTTACCCCTCCGGCTCAGAACAACGCGCCGGACCCGTCAAAAGCGGCGGAAGAAATACAAAAAGTGTTAGATGCTTACGATGCATTTAAGTCTTCCAGCGGCAAAAATGACTGGAATAAAATGGGTCAGGATTTGGATGAATTGGATAAGGCGATTAACGGTTTGCGTTAA
- a CDS encoding cysteine hydrolase family protein — translation MKKILIVIDFQNDFVTGSLGFSGAELLDQPIAEKIRQYGKGNVFYTLDTHEETYLNTREGKNLPVVHCIKNTHGWEVFGETGRALKDVEAVGFCKNSFGLDISDEVFKKLPKEADEIELVGLVSNICVLSNAVVFQTKYPNAGITVDASLTKSADPKLHEAALDVLQGLQVNVINK, via the coding sequence ATGAAAAAAATATTAATCGTAATTGATTTTCAAAACGATTTTGTTACAGGCAGTTTGGGTTTTTCAGGCGCGGAACTGTTAGACCAGCCGATAGCAGAAAAAATTCGGCAATATGGCAAAGGAAACGTATTCTACACGCTGGACACCCATGAAGAAACCTATTTGAACACGCGCGAGGGCAAAAACCTGCCCGTGGTACATTGCATAAAAAACACCCATGGCTGGGAAGTTTTCGGCGAAACCGGCCGGGCTTTAAAGGATGTGGAGGCAGTCGGATTTTGCAAAAACTCTTTTGGGCTTGACATTTCAGACGAGGTGTTTAAAAAACTTCCAAAAGAGGCAGACGAAATTGAGCTGGTTGGGCTGGTTTCAAACATCTGCGTCCTCAGCAATGCCGTGGTGTTTCAAACAAAATATCCGAATGCAGGCATCACAGTGGATGCTTCCCTTACAAAAAGCGCCGACCCAAAGCTGCATGAAGCAGCGTTAGACGTTTTGCAGGGACTGCAGGTAAATGTAATTAACAAATAA
- the plsY gene encoding glycerol-3-phosphate 1-O-acyltransferase PlsY — translation MVWALFISAVLGYLIGSVNTSIVLSKLKKNDIRKHGSGNAGATNTLRVMGKTAAAFVLLGDALKAVVSILLAWLVAYLFRQGPDIVAYCKYIAALTTVLGHNFPVFFGFRGGKGILTSVAVMFMLDWRIALIVLFVGVMLIVLTRYVSLGSLAGCALYPLFALAFYSSEPLLYKKMQIVLALLLGLLGIWRHKSNIKKLLAGTESKIGEKAKQ, via the coding sequence ATGGTTTGGGCACTTTTCATCAGCGCTGTTTTGGGCTATCTCATTGGCAGCGTGAACACATCTATCGTACTTTCCAAACTAAAGAAAAATGATATACGGAAGCACGGAAGCGGCAATGCCGGAGCTACAAACACGCTCCGCGTAATGGGAAAAACTGCGGCGGCGTTCGTGCTGTTGGGCGATGCGTTAAAGGCCGTTGTTTCTATTCTGCTGGCGTGGCTGGTAGCCTATTTGTTCCGCCAGGGGCCGGATATTGTGGCCTACTGCAAGTATATTGCGGCATTAACCACAGTTTTGGGCCACAATTTCCCCGTGTTTTTCGGATTTCGCGGCGGCAAGGGCATTTTAACATCGGTTGCGGTAATGTTTATGTTAGACTGGCGCATTGCGCTAATCGTGCTGTTCGTGGGCGTTATGCTCATTGTGCTCACCCGATATGTGTCGCTGGGCTCGCTGGCCGGCTGTGCGTTATATCCGCTGTTTGCACTGGCGTTTTACAGCAGCGAGCCGCTTTTGTATAAAAAAATGCAGATTGTTTTAGCGCTTCTTTTGGGGCTATTGGGCATTTGGCGTCATAAAAGCAACATTAAAAAACTGTTGGCGGGTACAGAATCGAAAATCGGTGAAAAGGCAAAACAATAA
- a CDS encoding DUF512 domain-containing protein, whose product MKHGAYVLSVDPGSIAEELELLPGDLIVSIDGQKITDYLDYKFLATNEHIVMEVLKENGELFEFEIYNEDLEDLGINFENMLFDSPKSCQNKCIFCFIDQMPKGMRDTLYFKDDDSRLSFLYGNYVTLTNMKTEDIMRLIRYRISPVNISVHTTNPDLRVFMLKNKRANQILDHIQLLADHEIEMNMQIVLCKGINDGEELDRTIRDLAQFMPHAKSVSVVPVGLTKCREGLYPLSPFEKGDCAAVIRQIKNWQERFLKEHGTRFVYASDEFFINAGMELPEESEYEDFPQIENGVGMIASMEAEFMRALAPDLKPQGTAKTVVATGEISYEFIKKLVNIVKMRYNMNNIEVVGIKNELFGGKVTVSGLLGGSDLIRALQDKQADRVLITESMLKADEDVFLDDYTLSETEKRLNMKIVPVKNDGEAFLKAVLGY is encoded by the coding sequence ATGAAGCACGGAGCATATGTTTTGTCGGTGGACCCAGGCAGCATTGCAGAGGAATTGGAACTTCTCCCCGGCGACCTGATTGTATCTATTGACGGACAGAAAATCACGGATTATCTTGATTATAAATTTTTAGCCACTAACGAGCACATTGTCATGGAGGTTTTAAAGGAAAACGGCGAGCTGTTCGAGTTTGAAATTTATAATGAGGATTTGGAAGATTTGGGAATCAATTTTGAAAATATGCTGTTCGACAGCCCGAAAAGCTGCCAGAACAAGTGTATTTTCTGTTTTATTGACCAAATGCCAAAGGGAATGCGCGATACACTCTATTTTAAAGACGACGACTCCCGGCTTTCGTTTCTTTATGGAAATTATGTGACGCTGACCAACATGAAAACCGAGGATATTATGCGGTTAATCCGCTACCGAATCTCTCCGGTGAACATCTCGGTTCACACCACAAATCCGGATCTGCGCGTATTCATGCTGAAGAATAAGCGGGCAAACCAGATTTTAGACCACATTCAGCTGCTTGCCGACCATGAAATTGAAATGAATATGCAGATTGTGCTTTGTAAGGGCATTAACGACGGGGAGGAGCTGGACCGCACAATCCGCGACCTTGCCCAATTTATGCCACATGCAAAAAGCGTGTCTGTGGTGCCGGTGGGGCTGACAAAGTGCAGAGAAGGTCTTTATCCTTTGTCCCCTTTTGAAAAGGGGGACTGCGCGGCGGTGATCCGACAGATAAAAAACTGGCAGGAACGGTTTTTAAAAGAACATGGCACCCGGTTTGTATATGCTTCGGACGAGTTTTTCATCAATGCCGGAATGGAGCTTCCGGAAGAAAGCGAATATGAGGACTTTCCACAAATTGAAAACGGCGTAGGTATGATTGCTTCGATGGAGGCGGAGTTTATGCGAGCACTTGCGCCGGACTTAAAACCGCAGGGAACGGCTAAAACGGTTGTAGCAACGGGAGAAATTTCCTATGAATTTATAAAAAAGCTGGTAAATATCGTAAAAATGCGATATAATATGAATAATATAGAAGTTGTAGGAATAAAAAATGAATTGTTCGGCGGCAAAGTGACCGTTTCGGGCCTGCTTGGCGGCTCTGATTTAATCCGCGCATTACAGGATAAACAAGCAGACCGCGTTCTGATTACGGAATCGATGCTGAAAGCAGACGAGGACGTGTTTTTAGACGATTACACGCTTTCGGAAACGGAAAAAAGACTGAACATGAAAATAGTGCCGGTGAAAAATGACGGCGAAGCCTTCTTAAAAGCGGTTTTGGGGTATTGA
- the rpmF gene encoding 50S ribosomal protein L32, with protein sequence MAVPKRKTSKARRDKRRANWKLSIPGFVSCPKCGEPIMGHRVCKACGYYNGKEVVKKEA encoded by the coding sequence ATGGCAGTACCTAAGAGAAAAACCTCAAAGGCCAGACGTGATAAAAGAAGAGCAAACTGGAAACTTAGCATTCCCGGTTTTGTAAGCTGCCCGAAATGCGGCGAGCCGATTATGGGCCACAGAGTTTGCAAGGCTTGTGGATATTACAACGGCAAAGAAGTTGTAAAAAAAGAAGCGTAA